A single window of Rickettsiella endosymbiont of Dermanyssus gallinae DNA harbors:
- a CDS encoding protein kinase domain-containing protein, with protein MYANKKRCKLKLKFDLENEDFFKKPPTKNLKPLKENLANATPCKQNEIDAQRIKSYTTSFTKTFAPGAYANVNYHNLVSPGGKSSLQIVIKEGGEHVSQEIKIFELIASNKESPKKAIIQPRCHEEGRVNLIYLPPMPGENLKEQKTYIYNKLKDPDNDVTLVWFHKQIVALLEALNHLHTQNFIDICHEYKGIVHGDIKLANLLINDKGDVILADLGSAYPLAEPAPKESGNLSYTAPEISGNENFRKKPIKNIEKSDIWSLGIVLYLLLNDEYPSFTQKYLRGPASFPADWCSDYSASPLAKQAQEANTRLNSTNLFFNNSKPAFTLKTLHDVSLVMLLPINERPSAAQLLNTVRGLIPPHCSEASYKEFVSALLTQPLLKDILPDPSSSYGS; from the coding sequence ATGTACGCTAATAAAAAAAGATGTAAATTAAAATTGAAATTTGACCTAGAAAACGAGGATTTTTTTAAAAAACCCCCGACTAAAAACTTGAAGCCCCTCAAAGAAAACCTTGCAAACGCAACTCCTTGCAAGCAAAACGAAATTGATGCTCAACGTATCAAAAGTTATACCACTTCGTTTACAAAAACCTTCGCGCCTGGCGCTTATGCCAATGTTAATTACCATAACCTAGTTTCACCTGGCGGCAAATCATCTCTACAAATTGTAATAAAGGAAGGGGGAGAACATGTATCTCAGGAAATTAAAATCTTTGAACTGATTGCTTCCAATAAAGAATCCCCAAAAAAAGCCATCATACAACCCCGTTGTCATGAAGAAGGTCGTGTAAACCTGATTTACTTGCCTCCCATGCCAGGCGAAAATTTAAAAGAACAAAAAACATATATTTATAATAAGCTAAAAGATCCTGATAATGATGTTACGCTCGTGTGGTTCCATAAACAAATTGTTGCGCTACTAGAAGCATTAAACCATTTACACACTCAAAATTTTATTGATATATGTCATGAATATAAAGGTATTGTTCATGGCGATATAAAACTCGCGAATCTCTTAATAAATGACAAAGGCGATGTAATACTTGCTGATCTGGGTAGTGCCTATCCTTTAGCTGAACCTGCCCCAAAAGAATCTGGCAATCTTAGCTATACAGCACCTGAAATTTCGGGCAATGAAAATTTCAGAAAAAAACCCATTAAAAACATTGAAAAATCAGACATCTGGTCGTTAGGCATCGTTCTATACCTTTTGCTTAATGATGAATATCCTTCTTTCACTCAAAAATATTTAAGAGGCCCTGCCTCCTTTCCTGCAGATTGGTGCAGCGATTATTCTGCTTCTCCACTAGCGAAACAAGCACAAGAGGCAAACACACGATTAAACTCGACTAATCTTTTCTTTAACAATTCCAAACCAGCATTTACATTAAAAACTTTGCATGATGTATCCCTAGTGATGTTGTTACCTATTAATGAACGACCCAGCGCTGCTCAGCTGTTAAATACTGTGCGCGGGCTTATACCACCTCATTGTTCAGAGGCTAGCTACAAAGAATTCGTTTCTGCCTTATTAACGCAACCCCTGTTAAAAGACATATTACCAGACCCCTCCTCTTCTTATGGTTCCTAA
- the mutL gene encoding DNA mismatch repair endonuclease MutL, whose amino-acid sequence MSTRIARLSPQLANQIAAGEVIERPASIIKELVENSLDASAKQIDIDIEKGGIQRIRIRDDGSGIHKDDLILALDRHATSKIRDLNDLIQIRTLGFRGEALASISSVSRLYLSSSTNTSQQGWQVTADYQNKPELAPVSHPQGTTVDVHDLFFNTPARRKFLRKEQTEFSHIEELVKRLSLSHFSIGFTLQHNKRLIHQLRPATDQNMQEARIAALCSRTFIENAIYIDMESTTLRLWGWISLPTFSRSQTDLQYFYVNNRIVKDRLINHAIKQAYQDVLYQGRHAAFVLFLEIEPQSVDVNAHPAKYEVRFRESRAVYDFVKHCLQKSLANTSPVSAELSAYNVAQTKTEIVNETSFENRDLHHHFNQQTSFPLDTALIISNPYVPDATNTASIAENNYPNHYLTTQALNNTPIQATEQIEQFEKAPPLGFALAQLHGIYILAQNTEGLIVVDIHAAHERILYERLKQAIENTAVNSQALLLPISLHLSRKEAEILQEYLALFAQFGFEIENLAPETIIIRKIPSLLSHIDSQQFIHDVLSDLHENENSQRFSEKINELLSSIACHSAVRANRSMNLSEMNQLLRDMEKTARSNQCNHGRPTWKQLSLSEIDRLFLRGR is encoded by the coding sequence ATGTCAACTCGCATTGCACGTCTTTCGCCCCAACTCGCCAATCAGATTGCCGCGGGTGAAGTCATCGAACGCCCTGCATCTATCATTAAAGAATTAGTTGAAAACAGTCTGGATGCAAGCGCTAAACAAATTGATATTGATATTGAGAAAGGCGGCATTCAGCGAATCCGTATTCGTGATGATGGGTCTGGCATCCATAAAGATGACCTTATTTTAGCCTTAGACCGCCATGCAACAAGTAAAATACGTGATTTAAACGACTTAATACAGATAAGAACCTTAGGCTTTCGCGGTGAAGCCTTAGCCAGCATAAGTTCAGTCTCTAGGCTTTATTTGAGCTCTTCTACCAACACCAGCCAGCAAGGCTGGCAGGTTACAGCGGATTATCAAAACAAGCCTGAACTAGCACCGGTTTCTCATCCGCAAGGAACGACGGTAGACGTCCACGACCTTTTTTTTAATACACCCGCTAGAAGAAAATTTTTACGCAAAGAACAAACTGAGTTTTCACATATTGAGGAGTTGGTTAAACGGCTGTCATTGAGCCATTTTTCAATTGGATTTACACTGCAGCATAATAAACGGCTTATACACCAACTACGCCCTGCCACTGATCAAAACATGCAAGAAGCGCGTATCGCCGCCCTGTGCAGTCGCACGTTTATTGAAAATGCAATTTATATTGATATGGAAAGCACCACATTGCGTTTATGGGGATGGATTTCTCTACCTACCTTTTCGCGTAGTCAAACTGACCTGCAATATTTTTATGTCAATAATCGCATTGTCAAAGATAGATTAATCAATCATGCCATCAAACAAGCCTATCAGGATGTTTTATATCAGGGTCGACACGCCGCGTTTGTTTTATTTCTTGAGATTGAACCGCAATCCGTCGACGTCAATGCGCATCCTGCGAAATATGAAGTACGTTTCCGTGAAAGCCGCGCTGTCTACGATTTTGTGAAACATTGCTTGCAAAAAAGCCTAGCTAACACAAGCCCTGTTTCTGCTGAATTAAGCGCTTATAACGTAGCACAAACCAAGACTGAAATAGTCAACGAAACATCGTTTGAAAATAGGGATTTGCATCATCATTTCAATCAACAGACCAGCTTTCCATTAGATACGGCGTTAATAATATCTAATCCTTATGTACCCGATGCGACAAACACTGCCTCCATCGCAGAAAACAACTATCCTAATCATTACCTTACAACACAAGCCCTCAATAATACGCCCATTCAAGCCACTGAACAGATAGAACAGTTTGAAAAAGCGCCGCCGTTGGGCTTTGCCCTCGCGCAATTACACGGCATTTATATTCTAGCGCAGAATACAGAGGGCTTAATTGTCGTTGATATCCATGCCGCACATGAACGCATTCTCTATGAACGACTTAAACAGGCTATAGAAAACACAGCGGTCAATTCACAAGCACTTTTGCTACCTATTAGTCTCCATCTTTCCCGAAAAGAAGCTGAAATCTTGCAAGAATATCTCGCTTTATTTGCACAATTTGGTTTTGAAATAGAAAATTTAGCGCCAGAAACTATCATTATTCGTAAAATTCCTTCTTTGTTATCGCATATCGATAGCCAACAATTCATACACGATGTCTTAAGTGATTTGCATGAGAATGAAAACAGTCAACGGTTTTCAGAAAAAATTAACGAGCTTTTATCCAGTATCGCCTGCCATAGTGCGGTACGCGCTAATCGCAGTATGAACTTATCTGAAATGAATCAACTATTACGTGATATGGAAAAAACGGCACGTAGCAATCAATGCAATCATGGAAGACCAACATGGAAGCAATTATCTCTTTCTGAAATCGATCGGTTATTTTTACGTGGACGCTAA
- the miaA gene encoding tRNA (adenosine(37)-N6)-dimethylallyltransferase MiaA, giving the protein MGPTASGKTNLAIEFVQQFPAEIISVDSAMIYRRMDIGTAKPTPEILKKAPHRLIDIRDPSQSYSAGEFREDALDAIEDILEKKRIPLLVGGTMLYFHILQHGIASLPKANPEIRQQLQQALQKQGSQKLHAELQRIDPIAAQRIHPNDPQRLLRALEVAAITGKTLTEIQSTRSFAPLPYQFLNIALVPHDRSHHHRLIAERFQDMLQQGFVEEVEKLFKRGDLNDDLPSIRTVGYRQIWHYLEGKLSYEAMQERAIIATRQLAKRQMTWLRSWKNLHFIESSNKASIYELIKLIKL; this is encoded by the coding sequence ATGGGGCCTACGGCCTCGGGCAAAACGAATCTTGCTATAGAATTCGTACAGCAATTTCCTGCTGAAATTATTAGCGTCGATTCAGCGATGATCTATCGGAGGATGGATATTGGTACAGCAAAACCAACACCAGAAATACTTAAAAAAGCGCCGCATCGTCTCATTGATATACGTGATCCAAGTCAAAGCTATTCAGCTGGCGAGTTTCGCGAAGATGCTTTAGATGCCATCGAAGATATTTTAGAAAAAAAACGTATCCCGCTCTTAGTGGGCGGAACGATGTTGTATTTTCATATATTACAACATGGTATTGCGTCTTTACCAAAAGCCAACCCAGAAATACGCCAACAATTGCAGCAAGCATTACAAAAACAAGGCTCACAAAAACTACATGCTGAATTACAGCGCATTGATCCCATCGCGGCACAACGTATCCATCCTAATGATCCGCAGCGACTATTACGTGCCTTAGAAGTAGCCGCAATCACCGGTAAAACATTGACTGAAATACAATCAACACGATCATTCGCACCGCTTCCCTATCAATTTCTTAATATCGCGCTCGTCCCCCATGATAGAAGCCATCATCATCGTCTGATAGCTGAAAGATTTCAGGACATGTTACAACAAGGTTTTGTAGAAGAAGTAGAAAAATTATTTAAGCGCGGTGATTTAAATGACGATTTACCCTCTATTCGCACGGTGGGTTATAGGCAAATATGGCATTATTTAGAAGGAAAACTTTCTTATGAAGCAATGCAAGAACGCGCTATTATTGCGACACGACAACTCGCTAAACGACAAATGACCTGGTTGCGTTCCTGGAAAAACCTTCATTTTATTGAAAGCAGCAATAAAGCTAGTATCTATGAACTAATAAAATTAATTAAATTATAA
- a CDS encoding MFS transporter, with amino-acid sequence MSNQKNYTNLQKRVILSASIGTVLEWYDFAIYAFLAAVFAKLFFQNLAPPVALMFSYGVFAIGYIARPIGAMLFGHLGDTQGRQKSLSITLLLMAAATFGIGLLPSYETAGIAAPILLVILRLLQGIAIGGEAFGSVCFTIESIPPKRTGFYSALVWSSSSTGMLLASVVVFITFILFKGNSLYTIGWRLPFLLAALGGVIGSYIRYKTSETPIFQCLVRDSLIAKFPLKTIVLSHKSLMVKLFGLYLLSALITYIAFIFMPVYFSDVLGHSRVDANAVNTVMLVGVVGLFIFFGFLSDKIGRKPIMLTAACGFAILSYPLYFFISHGNIVTLILAQTVFMLLSAGFQGPLMALTIDLIPVNIRYTLGSLSYNLAYSIFGGTVPLVAMFLITKTQNLAIPGLYLALGALPAVLSLLRIKTHRRA; translated from the coding sequence ATGAGCAATCAAAAAAATTATACGAATTTACAGAAACGAGTCATTTTATCGGCGTCTATAGGCACTGTTTTAGAATGGTATGATTTTGCTATCTATGCCTTTTTAGCGGCTGTTTTTGCAAAACTTTTTTTCCAAAATTTAGCACCGCCGGTTGCGTTGATGTTTAGTTATGGTGTTTTTGCTATCGGTTATATTGCACGTCCAATAGGCGCTATGCTATTTGGCCATTTAGGCGATACACAAGGAAGGCAAAAGAGTTTGAGTATCACTCTGTTATTAATGGCAGCCGCGACCTTTGGCATAGGATTACTGCCTAGCTATGAAACGGCCGGAATAGCAGCGCCTATTTTGTTGGTTATATTACGTTTGTTACAAGGAATTGCTATTGGGGGGGAAGCTTTTGGTTCAGTTTGTTTTACCATTGAATCCATTCCACCCAAAAGGACCGGTTTTTATTCGGCTTTAGTTTGGTCTAGTTCTTCCACCGGCATGTTATTGGCATCCGTTGTTGTGTTTATTACTTTCATATTATTTAAAGGAAATTCGCTTTATACCATCGGTTGGCGACTGCCATTTTTATTAGCCGCATTAGGTGGTGTCATCGGCAGTTATATTCGTTATAAAACCAGTGAAACGCCTATTTTCCAATGTTTAGTACGTGATAGCTTAATTGCTAAGTTTCCACTGAAGACTATTGTTCTCTCGCATAAGTCTTTAATGGTGAAATTATTTGGATTATATCTACTATCGGCATTAATTACTTATATCGCTTTTATTTTTATGCCGGTGTATTTTTCAGATGTGTTAGGCCACTCCAGAGTGGATGCTAATGCGGTGAATACTGTCATGTTAGTCGGTGTAGTAGGCTTATTTATTTTCTTTGGTTTTTTATCTGACAAAATAGGACGAAAACCTATTATGTTAACAGCGGCTTGTGGTTTTGCGATCCTATCGTATCCACTTTATTTCTTTATTTCCCACGGAAACATTGTAACGTTAATTCTGGCACAAACCGTATTTATGTTGTTGTCCGCTGGGTTTCAAGGTCCGCTTATGGCGCTGACGATTGATTTGATACCGGTTAATATTCGTTATACCTTAGGTTCATTGAGTTATAACTTAGCCTATTCTATCTTTGGCGGAACCGTGCCTCTGGTTGCTATGTTTTTAATAACCAAGACCCAGAACTTAGCAATTCCAGGTCTTTATTTGGCGCTGGGCGCTCTACCAGCGGTTTTAAGTTTACTGCGGATTAAAACTCATCGCCGGGCATAG
- a CDS encoding non-canonical purine NTP pyrophosphatase — translation MKNEIYYVTGNAGKFEEVSEFFQKKYPELNIKQYSLDIDEIQSLDQQVVVRDKVKKAFAVLNKPLLLDDGGIFFEAYHQFPGTLSKFVFQGLGFKGLFKLVEEDNRAAFILQLAYTDGKQIQVFEGICRGTVVIPSDLSSHPQLPFTAIFKPNGSDKTLAELRYTPDFFHYSFRQQALKEFVEWYTVKDTV, via the coding sequence ATGAAAAACGAAATTTATTATGTAACGGGTAATGCCGGAAAATTTGAAGAAGTATCTGAATTTTTTCAAAAAAAATATCCTGAATTAAATATTAAACAGTATTCACTCGATATTGACGAAATACAAAGCTTGGATCAACAAGTTGTGGTTCGCGATAAAGTTAAGAAAGCCTTTGCCGTTTTGAATAAACCCTTATTATTGGATGATGGCGGTATTTTTTTTGAAGCGTACCATCAGTTTCCAGGCACCTTGTCAAAATTTGTTTTTCAAGGATTGGGTTTTAAAGGCTTATTTAAATTGGTCGAAGAAGATAATCGAGCGGCTTTTATTTTGCAGTTAGCTTATACCGATGGAAAGCAAATACAGGTGTTTGAAGGTATTTGTAGAGGTACTGTTGTGATACCTAGCGATTTATCCAGTCATCCGCAGCTACCCTTTACCGCTATTTTCAAGCCGAATGGATCGGATAAAACCTTAGCTGAATTGCGTTATACACCGGATTTTTTTCATTATTCCTTTCGTCAACAAGCGTTAAAGGAGTTTGTTGAATGGTATACCGTGAAAGATACTGTTTAG
- a CDS encoding 2-oxoadipate dioxygenase/decarboxylase family protein gives MLNQAKKLIIQQLWRNYAVDLLAVSRIQTALQAQYNEVMRWDHFALIDLPGPYTGIGPLSHLFTQLDYEVCGRDYLAEKQNDFVWLAERCVETQPAENALPQVVVADFRREALVPEVRKIIDIYACQSKPLDMEHLSHLKKRLLSQDETAIHELLKVVTHYLQGRDWPLPTVKEFLTVKNSNELLAWVLVMGRQVNHFGLAIHLSQKFKDLKTFNQFISQTLDIPLNKKGGAIKGQFEKGIEQSSTAATTKSILLADGAVDLSDRFIEFVWRHPIVPVNEKPRLWKDYFTGFVANNADNVVESLYTLST, from the coding sequence ATGTTAAATCAAGCGAAAAAACTAATTATACAGCAGTTATGGCGCAATTATGCAGTTGATTTATTAGCTGTCTCACGCATTCAAACGGCATTACAAGCGCAATATAATGAAGTGATGCGATGGGATCATTTTGCACTGATTGATCTACCTGGGCCTTACACAGGTATAGGGCCACTTTCGCATTTATTTACGCAGTTAGACTATGAAGTTTGTGGCCGTGATTATTTAGCGGAAAAACAAAATGACTTTGTGTGGTTGGCTGAACGATGCGTTGAAACACAGCCAGCAGAAAATGCGTTACCTCAAGTGGTAGTTGCTGATTTTCGCCGCGAGGCCTTAGTGCCAGAAGTACGAAAAATTATAGACATCTATGCCTGCCAGTCTAAACCATTGGATATGGAACACTTAAGCCATTTAAAAAAACGCTTACTCTCTCAGGATGAAACAGCAATCCATGAATTGCTTAAGGTTGTTACGCACTATTTGCAGGGGCGTGATTGGCCATTACCCACAGTAAAGGAGTTTTTAACGGTAAAAAATAGTAATGAATTATTGGCTTGGGTATTGGTGATGGGACGTCAGGTTAATCATTTTGGTTTGGCGATCCATTTATCTCAAAAATTTAAAGATTTGAAGACATTTAATCAGTTTATTAGCCAAACGCTAGACATTCCTTTAAATAAAAAAGGAGGGGCTATTAAGGGCCAGTTTGAAAAAGGGATTGAGCAGAGCTCTACTGCAGCGACTACAAAATCAATTTTGTTAGCGGATGGCGCCGTTGATTTATCGGATCGATTTATTGAATTTGTTTGGCGTCATCCTATAGTGCCAGTGAATGAAAAACCACGCTTATGGAAGGATTATTTTACAGGATTTGTTGCTAATAATGCAGATAATGTGGTTGAATCTCTTTATACTCTTAGCACTTGA
- a CDS encoding NGG1p interacting factor NIF3, with product MYKITVYIPSDSLEKVKQAMFDQGAGRFGNYDHCAWQVLGQGQFRPLAQSNPTLGQKGKLEMVEEYLVEMICDNAVITSVISALKETHPYEEPAYTIIHLENNNID from the coding sequence ATGTATAAAATAACAGTTTATATTCCAAGTGATTCGCTCGAGAAAGTCAAACAGGCGATGTTTGATCAGGGTGCTGGTCGATTTGGAAATTATGATCATTGTGCTTGGCAAGTATTAGGACAGGGCCAATTCCGTCCACTGGCACAGAGCAATCCTACCCTAGGCCAAAAAGGAAAGCTTGAAATGGTTGAGGAATATTTGGTAGAAATGATCTGTGATAATGCCGTTATCACATCAGTGATTAGCGCTTTAAAGGAAACGCATCCTTACGAGGAGCCGGCTTACACAATCATTCATTTAGAAAATAATAACATAGATTAG
- a CDS encoding AsmA family protein, with translation MSKVLRVLLTLIGTCVLLALVAIIGLVVFVNPNDLKPQIRQAVSKYTGRQLQLGGNIEWSLFPWLGLQLNNATLSNTPGFGDKPFAIIQKLDLQVRLMPLLHKQLEVGRLQVNGLTLYLVKNANGQTNWQGAHTAAPSPASTETLPDNLKPLGVVVAGLDIQNGHVFFDDKQKNKRYEISQLQLKSANLTLNKSSPFALQFNVNTNAPVLKAHVKLNTDITLNADGKEVSLNKLNLNTLLKNPAYPNGVLPISLQADASINLNNQTFASDKFTLTVDQNKFSGHIQGQNLFKNPLLSGVLASYQLKAGQFTIQRLQSPFQFKNNILSLTPITGDLYHGNYQGNLTLDLRTATPQLVIQSQLNQINIQSLFQEFANKSQIQLVGLANLSGKFLTHGSDADSLTKNLHGQGQFSVDNGSIKGVNVSYWVALGRALLKHQPSPTADGTDTPFDKFTGTFVIDKGIITNNDLNINSGRLRISGQGSLNLPQQQMNYELNAQPVLSDGSPEGIAIPIRISGAFNQLHITPILDKLSINIFKEKFKGKLQEQLNKLDLSKIFH, from the coding sequence ATGTCTAAAGTACTTCGTGTTTTACTAACGCTGATTGGTACCTGTGTTTTATTAGCCCTTGTGGCTATCATTGGTTTAGTTGTTTTTGTTAATCCAAATGATTTAAAACCACAAATCAGGCAGGCTGTTAGCAAATACACAGGGCGCCAACTCCAATTAGGTGGCAATATTGAGTGGTCACTTTTCCCCTGGCTTGGATTACAGTTAAATAATGCCACGCTCAGTAACACCCCTGGTTTTGGCGATAAACCTTTTGCCATCATCCAAAAATTAGATCTACAAGTCCGTTTAATGCCTTTACTCCATAAACAATTAGAAGTCGGTAGACTACAGGTTAATGGCCTTACGCTTTATCTGGTGAAAAATGCAAACGGTCAAACGAACTGGCAAGGAGCTCATACAGCCGCTCCATCACCCGCATCCACTGAAACACTACCTGATAATTTAAAACCGTTAGGCGTTGTCGTAGCCGGCTTAGACATTCAAAATGGCCATGTCTTTTTTGATGATAAACAAAAAAATAAACGCTATGAGATATCGCAATTACAATTGAAAAGCGCCAATTTAACACTGAATAAAAGCTCTCCTTTCGCATTACAATTTAATGTAAATACAAATGCACCGGTATTGAAGGCCCATGTAAAACTCAATACCGATATCACCTTAAATGCGGATGGAAAAGAAGTCAGCTTAAATAAATTAAATCTTAATACATTATTAAAAAATCCTGCTTACCCTAACGGTGTATTACCGATTTCACTTCAAGCGGATGCAAGCATTAATTTAAATAACCAAACCTTTGCTTCGGATAAATTTACCCTTACGGTTGATCAGAATAAATTTTCAGGTCATATCCAAGGGCAAAACTTATTTAAGAATCCATTGCTATCGGGAGTACTCGCAAGCTACCAACTCAAAGCGGGTCAATTCACTATCCAGCGACTCCAGTCTCCATTTCAATTTAAAAATAACATCCTGTCACTTACCCCCATAACAGGCGATCTTTACCATGGTAATTATCAAGGTAATCTGACACTTGATCTACGCACAGCAACGCCTCAACTTGTCATACAAAGTCAGTTAAACCAAATCAACATTCAGTCCCTATTTCAGGAGTTTGCGAACAAAAGTCAAATACAATTAGTGGGTTTAGCTAATCTTTCTGGTAAATTTCTTACACATGGCAGTGACGCAGATAGCCTGACAAAAAACCTGCACGGACAAGGTCAATTTAGTGTAGATAATGGATCCATCAAAGGCGTCAATGTTTCTTATTGGGTTGCTTTAGGTAGAGCATTACTCAAACATCAACCCAGCCCAACTGCAGACGGCACAGATACACCGTTCGACAAATTTACGGGTACTTTTGTTATTGATAAGGGCATCATAACGAATAATGATCTCAATATTAATAGCGGGCGGCTACGCATTAGTGGACAAGGATCCCTTAACCTACCGCAACAACAGATGAACTATGAATTAAACGCGCAGCCTGTTCTCAGCGATGGTAGTCCCGAAGGTATTGCTATTCCAATTAGAATTAGCGGCGCATTTAATCAGCTGCATATTACCCCTATTCTCGATAAATTAAGCATTAATATATTTAAAGAAAAATTCAAAGGTAAGCTACAAGAACAGCTGAATAAACTTGATTTGAGTAAAATATTTCACTAA
- the mutY gene encoding A/G-specific adenine glycosylase produces the protein MIPILLPRYFQQRVLNWFNAHGRKNLPWQQKKLPYHVWLSEIMLQQTQVATVIPYFKRFIKQFPNLSSLAAANLDDVLSLWAGLGYYARGRNLHRCAQMIEQEYAGKFPQNLIQLQSLPGIGRSTAGAILSLGFDHAAAILDGNVKRVLTRFHALTGWPGLSAVNKTLWELAERYTPTRQTAAYTQAMMDLGGLICTRTQPKCDQCPLQTHCLAYNTGNPVNFPSPKPSKKLPIRSIQMLILVNQQQEILLEKRPAAGIWGGLWSLPECPSDEDSKNFSKKHYYCATEKASQLTQMRHTFSHFHLDIHAVVMLVKEWRPPLMESDRIVWYNVQQLQKKGLATPVKKLILFALEFSATQPKIQVRRVYPTIK, from the coding sequence GTGATACCTATTCTTCTACCTAGATATTTTCAACAACGTGTCCTTAACTGGTTCAATGCGCACGGACGAAAAAATTTACCATGGCAACAAAAAAAATTACCGTATCATGTCTGGTTATCGGAGATAATGTTACAACAAACGCAGGTTGCCACCGTTATCCCCTATTTTAAGCGTTTTATTAAGCAATTTCCTAATCTATCCTCACTTGCAGCCGCTAATCTTGATGACGTATTAAGTCTATGGGCTGGGCTCGGTTATTACGCACGTGGGCGCAACCTGCATCGCTGCGCACAAATGATTGAACAAGAATATGCCGGCAAATTTCCTCAGAACTTAATACAACTACAAAGTTTACCGGGTATTGGACGCTCAACCGCAGGGGCCATTCTTTCACTAGGATTTGATCACGCCGCTGCCATTTTAGATGGCAATGTAAAACGTGTATTAACACGCTTTCATGCGCTAACGGGTTGGCCTGGTTTAAGCGCTGTTAATAAAACCTTATGGGAATTAGCCGAGCGCTATACACCTACACGACAAACAGCCGCCTATACACAAGCGATGATGGATCTGGGCGGATTAATCTGTACACGAACTCAACCCAAATGTGATCAATGCCCCTTGCAAACACATTGTTTAGCTTATAACACAGGAAATCCGGTGAATTTCCCATCACCCAAACCGAGTAAAAAACTACCCATTCGTTCTATACAAATGTTGATTTTAGTGAATCAACAACAGGAAATTTTGTTAGAAAAACGTCCGGCCGCTGGGATTTGGGGAGGATTATGGAGCCTACCTGAGTGCCCTTCCGATGAAGATTCGAAAAACTTCTCAAAAAAACACTACTATTGTGCAACGGAAAAAGCGAGCCAACTCACGCAAATGAGACATACCTTTAGCCATTTCCATCTTGATATACACGCGGTGGTAATGCTGGTAAAAGAATGGCGTCCCCCATTGATGGAATCTGATCGCATAGTCTGGTATAACGTTCAACAATTACAGAAAAAGGGCTTAGCTACCCCTGTAAAAAAACTTATACTCTTCGCACTTGAATTTTCGGCAACACAGCCGAAAATTCAAGTGCGAAGAGTATATCCAACAATTAAATAA
- a CDS encoding oxidative damage protection protein, whose amino-acid sequence MSRSIYCIKLQTQAEGLDQPPFPGELGQRIYQSISKPAWQQWTNHQTMLINEYRLSTLEPQAREFLKKEMGKFLFAEGEIETPAGFTPPITQ is encoded by the coding sequence ATGAGCAGAAGCATTTATTGTATTAAACTACAAACACAAGCCGAAGGTCTTGACCAGCCGCCTTTTCCAGGTGAATTAGGTCAACGTATCTATCAATCGATTAGCAAACCCGCTTGGCAACAATGGACTAATCACCAAACCATGCTAATTAATGAGTATCGCCTCAGTACCCTAGAACCCCAAGCAAGAGAATTCTTAAAAAAAGAGATGGGGAAATTTTTATTTGCTGAAGGCGAAATTGAGACACCCGCGGGTTTTACTCCCCCTATAACCCAGTAA